A region from the Cyprinus carpio isolate SPL01 chromosome A8, ASM1834038v1, whole genome shotgun sequence genome encodes:
- the LOC109094627 gene encoding sortilin-like codes for MRGLGYFIALLFFPMAFGVDFLVEPISYHAHRVYVKSPVAARSLIGTGSDADISRIHRHVQKRSADGGSDSCNGLHGFETKLTSNTHNWTFPDISGSVSLAWVGDGTGVVLALTTFQMPIVFLRFGQSKLYRSENYGKSFEDVSELINNTFISTDYGIAIGPENSGKVILTGDASGGSGARIFRSRDFGKSFIHTELPFHPLMQIMYNPQNSDVLVAISTRRDLWISKDFGATWAKIHEMVCAVKWGIDTLFFSTNINGSCYDKGMLVLRKSVDFGVNIKTVAERIYSFGIGGRFLFASVLAGSGNIMPSASEDMIRAIHVSLDKGETWNMAQLPPVGHEQFYSILAANDEMVFMHVDEPGDTGFGTIYVSDDRGIVYSKSLERHLYTTPGGETDFTNVTSLRGVFTTSVLVEDGSVQTVVSFDQGGEWVPLKKPENSKCDSTAKDPEMCSLHIHASYSTSMKLNVPMLPLSEPNAVGLILAHGSVGDAISMLTPDVYVSDDGGYTWLQALKGPHHYAILDSGGLLVAVEHSEVKPISEIKFSTDEGQCWHVYKFTQTPMFFTGLASEPGARSVNVSLWGYEDALISHWVTYTIDFKDLLTRTCEDSDYIEWLAHSDDISDPDDGCMLGYKEHFQRVRKDSVCWIGRDYIVTKQPTPCRCTLDDFLCDFGYYRKENSSECIEQADLKGHDLEICIHGKKEQLQTTGYRKIPGDKCEGGEQPERKVIDLSKRCVSNLLEPQLLTDKPTSHTAPIIVFLITLLLTSVVFGVLFVKKYVCGGRFLVHRYSVLQHNVEANGIDEPLDTDVAGAPKNDFHDDSDEDLLE; via the exons ATGAGAGGCCTAGGATACTTTATTGCACTTTTATTCTTTCCCATGGCATTTGGTGTAGATTTCCTTGTGGAGCCAATATCTTATCACGCACACCGGGTGTATGTGAAGTCTCCCGTAGCCGCCAGAAGTCTGATCGGGACGGGATCGGATGCAGATATCTCTCGGATCCACCGTCACGTCCAGAAAAGAAGCGCAGATGGTGGATCAGACTCCTGTAATGGGTTGCATGGATTTGAGACCAAGTTAACTAGCAATACGCACAAC TGGACCTTTCCAGATATCAGTGGATCCGTATCTCTGGCCTGGGTGGGAGATGGAACTGGG GTAGTGCTGGCCCTGACAACATTTCAGATGCCAATAGTCTTCCTGAGATTCGGTCAGTCTAAACTGTACAGGAG tgaaaactaTGGAAAGTCCTTTGAGGATGTCTCAGAACTTATCAACAACACCTTCATCAGCACTGACTATGGGATCGCTATTGGTCCGGAAAACTCTGGCAAG GTGATCCTCACGGGAGATGCTTCCGGAGGCAGTGGTGCCAGAATTTTCCGTTCAAGAGATTTTGGCAAGAGTTTCATCCACACAGAATTGCCTTTCCACCCACTAATGCAGATAATGTACAACCCTCAAAACTCAGATGTGCTTGTAGCCATCAGCACCAGG CGTGATCTCTGGATCTCCAAAGACTTTGGTGCAACATGGGCGAAGATCCATGAGATGGTGTGTGCGGTCAAATG GGGAATAGATACTCTGTTCTTCTCCACCAACATTAACGGATCTTGCT atgataaAGGGATGCTGGTGCTGAGGAAGTCAGTTGACTTTGGCGTTAATATTAAAACAGTTGCTGAAAGGATCTACTCTTTTGGGATCGGTGGACGATTCTTGTTCGCATCAGTTCTGGCTGGATCAGGAAACATAATGCCGTCAGCGTCAGAG GACATGATACGGGCAATACATGTATCGTTAGACAAAGGTGAGACGTGGAACATGGCACAACTTCCTCCTGTCGGTCATGAGCAGTTTTATTCAATACTGGCAGCCAATGATGAAATGGTCTTCATGCATGTGGACGAACCAGGAG ACACTGGGTTTGGCACCATCTATGTATCAGATGACAGAGGCATTGTGTATTCCAAGTCTCTAGAACGCCATCTGTATACGACCCCAGGGGGCGAGACAGACTTCACGAACGTCACTTCCCTCAGAGGAGTCTTCACTACTAGCGTGCTGGTTGAGG ACGGCTCAGTACAGACAGTAGTATCATTCGATCAGGGAGGAGAATGGGTTCCTTTGAAGAAACCAGAGAACAGCAAGTGCGATTCTACAGCCAAAGATCCAGAAATG TGTAGTCTGCATATTCATGCCTCATACAGTACCTCCATGAAGCTGAATGTTCCCATGCTGCCTCTGAGTGAACCCAATGCTGTGGGACTTATATTGGCTCATG GCAGTGTAGGTGATGCAATCTCAATGTTGACTCCTGATGTGTACGTGTCTGATGATGGAGGCTACACCTGGCTGCAGGCACTGAAGGGGCCGCACCATTATGCCATCCTAGACTCAGGAGGCCTGCTGGTGGCCGTGGAGCACAGTGAAGTCAAACCCATCTCTGAGATTAA GTTCTCCACCGATGAGGGGCAATGCTGGCATGTTTATAAGTTCACCCAGACACCAATGTTCTTCACAGGGCTGGCCTCAGAGCCTGGTGCCCGCTCAGTGAATGTCAGTCTGTGGGGTTATGAAGATGCTCTGATCAGCCACTGGGTAACTTACACCATTGACTTTAAAGACCTGCTGACACGTACCT GCGAGGACAGTGATTACATTGAGTGGCTGGCACACTCTGATGACATCAGCGACCCAGACGATGGTTGCATGCTGGGTTATAAGGAACATTTCCAGCGTGTGAGGAAGGACTCAGTGTGTTGGATTGGCAGAGATTACATAGTCACAAAGCAGCCTACGCCATGCAGGTGTACACTGGATGACTTCCTGTG TGACTTTGGATATTACCGTAAAGAGAACAGCTCAGAATGTATTGAACAGGCTGATCTCAAAGGCCATGATTTGGAGATCTGCATCCATGGGAAAAAGGAACAGCTACAGACCACTGG gtACCGAAAGATTCCAGGTGATAAATGTGAAGGAGGGGAACAACCAGAAAGAAAGGTGATTGACCTGAGCAAGAGATGTGTTAGCAACCTGCTGGAGCCTCAGCTGCTG ACAGATAAGCCTACCTCACACACCGCCCCAATCATTGTATTCCTCATAACCCTCCTGCTGACCAGTGTAGTGTTTGGGGTTCTGTTTGTAAAGAAGTACGTCTGTGGTGGAAG GTTCCTTGTACACAGATACTCTGTCTTACAACATAATGTGGAAGCCAATGGCATAGATGAACCACTGGACACAGATGTTGCTGGAGCACCCAAGAATGATTTCCATGATGACTCCGATGAG GACCTACTTGAGTAA